The Deltaproteobacteria bacterium genome window below encodes:
- the uvrB gene encoding excinuclease ABC subunit UvrB, with the protein MPGKNREDKGKGFRLVSEFSPKGDQPAAIKELSKGLVQGCAAQVLLGVTGSGKTFTVAKVVEEVDRPTLVLAPNKTLAAQLFAEFRDLFPENAVEYFVSYYDYYQPEAYVPTTDTFIEKDAAINDEIDKLRHSATHSILTRRDTIVVASVSCIYGIGSPDDYGELRVYVEKGMNISRDEVLKRLVEMQYKRGDYDFHRGTFRVRGDVVEVFPAYEGERALRIEFFGDEVEKISEIDPLRGKTIAGLNKALVHPASHFVTTSGNLKRAMDTIREELRERLNELDRTDKKLEAKRLEQRTLYDLEMLEAMGYCSGIENYARHLSGRLPGEPPFTLIDYFPEDFLLVVDESHIAIPQIGGMYLGDRSRKQTLVDYGFRLPSALDNRPLKFEEFEARIKQAIYVSATPGDYEIKRAGGVVVEQIIRPTGLMDPVIEQRGAETQVDDLLGEIKKRVKKNERVLVTTLTKRMAEDLTQYYTDIGIKVKYLHSDVETLDRIEILRDLRLGRFDVLVGINLLREGLDLPEVSLVAILDADKEGFLRSTRSLIQTFGRAARNVDGTVILYADKVTRSMREATGETERRRKLQAEYNEANNIKPSTIKSRIKDVMSSIYESDYYTVDASAAAEDGEEYVAPHELSGKIKELHKEMENAAKRLEFERAAGLRDRITALEKELVRIGG; encoded by the coding sequence ATGCCAGGGAAGAATAGAGAGGATAAGGGCAAAGGTTTTCGCCTTGTAAGCGAGTTTTCGCCAAAGGGCGACCAACCGGCTGCCATAAAGGAACTTTCCAAAGGGCTTGTGCAAGGCTGTGCCGCGCAGGTGCTCCTTGGCGTTACGGGTTCGGGCAAGACCTTTACCGTTGCCAAGGTCGTTGAGGAGGTGGACAGGCCGACCCTTGTGCTTGCGCCAAATAAGACCCTCGCAGCGCAGCTCTTTGCCGAGTTCAGGGACCTCTTTCCGGAGAACGCGGTAGAGTACTTTGTTTCGTATTACGATTATTACCAGCCCGAGGCCTACGTTCCGACCACCGATACCTTCATAGAAAAAGACGCTGCCATAAACGACGAAATAGATAAGCTTAGGCATTCGGCAACGCATTCGATACTGACAAGACGCGATACCATCGTCGTTGCCTCTGTCTCCTGCATCTACGGCATAGGCTCGCCGGACGACTACGGCGAGCTTCGCGTATATGTGGAAAAGGGGATGAACATAAGCAGGGACGAGGTACTAAAGCGCCTTGTGGAGATGCAGTACAAGAGGGGAGATTACGATTTTCACCGCGGCACGTTCCGGGTGCGCGGCGACGTTGTAGAGGTATTTCCTGCGTACGAGGGCGAGAGGGCGCTTCGTATTGAGTTCTTCGGCGACGAGGTCGAGAAGATAAGCGAGATAGACCCGCTGCGTGGAAAGACCATTGCCGGATTAAACAAGGCCCTTGTGCACCCCGCGAGCCACTTTGTCACCACAAGCGGCAACTTAAAGCGCGCTATGGACACCATACGCGAGGAGCTGAGGGAAAGGTTAAATGAACTCGACAGAACCGACAAGAAGCTTGAGGCAAAGAGGCTCGAGCAGAGAACGCTCTATGACCTTGAGATGCTCGAGGCAATGGGGTATTGCTCGGGCATAGAGAACTACGCGCGCCACTTAAGCGGCAGGCTTCCGGGAGAGCCGCCGTTTACGCTCATAGATTATTTCCCGGAGGATTTTCTCCTTGTGGTTGACGAAAGCCACATCGCTATTCCTCAGATAGGCGGGATGTACCTTGGAGACAGGTCGAGAAAGCAGACGCTGGTTGATTACGGGTTCAGGCTGCCCTCTGCCCTTGATAACAGGCCGCTTAAGTTCGAGGAGTTCGAGGCGCGCATAAAGCAGGCCATATACGTGTCGGCAACGCCAGGAGACTACGAGATAAAAAGGGCCGGCGGCGTGGTGGTGGAGCAGATAATCAGGCCAACGGGGCTGATGGACCCTGTTATCGAGCAGCGCGGCGCAGAGACGCAGGTCGACGACCTTCTTGGCGAGATAAAAAAACGCGTAAAAAAGAACGAGCGCGTGCTTGTAACCACCCTCACCAAGCGCATGGCAGAGGACCTCACGCAGTACTATACCGACATTGGCATAAAGGTAAAATACCTTCATTCAGACGTAGAGACGCTCGACAGGATAGAGATACTTCGCGACTTGAGGCTTGGAAGATTCGACGTGCTCGTTGGCATAAATCTTCTAAGAGAAGGGCTTGATCTTCCCGAGGTCTCGCTCGTTGCCATACTCGATGCCGACAAGGAGGGATTCCTGAGGTCGACGCGCTCGCTTATACAGACATTTGGCAGAGCGGCAAGGAACGTTGACGGCACGGTCATACTTTACGCGGATAAGGTTACGCGCTCCATGCGCGAGGCTACCGGCGAAACAGAGAGAAGAAGAAAGCTCCAGGCCGAGTATAACGAAGCCAATAACATAAAGCCATCGACCATAAAGAGCAGGATAAAGGACGTCATGAGCTCCATATACGAGTCCGATTATTATACGGTCGATGCGTCCGCTGCCGCAGAGGATGGCGAAGAATATGTTGCGCCGCACGAGCTTTCGGGTAAAATAAAGGAACTGCATAAGGAAATGGAGAACGCGGCAAAGCGGCTCGAGTTCGAGCGCGCGGCCGGGTTAAGGGACAGGATAACAGCGCTTGAGAAAGAGCTTGTGCGGATAGGAGGCTAA
- a CDS encoding site-2 protease family protein → MARSFPLFTVLGTRVSLHYTWFIVLVLFAWSLAYGYFPANLPGLSKGAYIVMGSFSALALFICVLIHELAHSYVSNRLGLPVKEITLFIFGGVAHLTREPDKAADELKIAVAGPAASLVLAAFFYVFKIALVSAGAPPEITGMAGFLFTANIVLLIFNLIPGFPLDGGRVLRAIWWQRTGNVRAATKASSTVGRGFAFALIALGFVELISGLFVQGLWAILIGMFLQQAAEGSYRQLVMKLALEGIRVADIMTRNVVSIDGSITVTEAVERYFFAYHHAAFPVTGPYGVIGMIGLRNVRSIEKDKWATTLVSEAADPLTVSMIAAPNDTVLSLLTRMASDGSGRHIVMENNAMVGVISRSDIFKAMEIRAEFEK, encoded by the coding sequence ATGGCAAGATCTTTCCCTCTTTTTACGGTTCTCGGCACAAGGGTATCGCTGCACTATACGTGGTTCATAGTGCTCGTGCTCTTTGCCTGGAGCCTTGCCTACGGCTACTTTCCGGCAAACCTTCCGGGGCTTTCCAAGGGCGCGTACATCGTAATGGGCTCGTTCTCTGCCCTTGCGCTCTTTATCTGTGTGCTCATTCACGAGCTCGCGCACTCGTATGTGTCCAACAGGCTCGGGCTTCCGGTAAAAGAGATAACGCTTTTCATATTCGGCGGGGTCGCGCACCTTACGCGCGAGCCTGACAAGGCCGCCGATGAATTGAAAATCGCCGTTGCAGGGCCGGCTGCGAGCCTTGTGCTTGCGGCATTTTTTTATGTCTTTAAGATAGCACTTGTTAGCGCGGGCGCTCCTCCGGAGATAACCGGCATGGCAGGGTTTCTCTTTACCGCAAATATCGTTCTCCTTATATTTAACCTCATTCCTGGTTTTCCGCTCGACGGCGGCAGGGTGTTACGGGCCATCTGGTGGCAGAGGACCGGGAATGTCAGGGCAGCAACAAAGGCATCCAGCACCGTTGGCCGCGGCTTTGCCTTTGCCCTGATAGCGCTCGGGTTTGTTGAGCTTATATCCGGGCTCTTTGTGCAGGGGCTATGGGCGATACTTATAGGCATGTTTTTGCAGCAGGCTGCCGAGGGAAGCTACCGCCAGCTCGTTATGAAGCTCGCGTTAGAAGGCATACGTGTTGCCGACATCATGACGAGGAATGTTGTTTCCATCGACGGCTCCATAACCGTTACCGAGGCGGTTGAGAGGTATTTTTTCGCGTACCACCACGCGGCGTTTCCTGTTACAGGCCCTTACGGCGTCATCGGCATGATTGGCTTAAGGAACGTGCGCAGCATTGAAAAAGACAAATGGGCAACAACCCTGGTCAGCGAGGCGGCAGACCCTTTAACTGTCTCCATGATTGCCGCGCCAAACGACACAGTCCTTTCGCTACTTACGCGCATGGCCTCTGACGGAAGCGGCAGGCACATTGTCATGGAGAATAATGCCATGGTCGGCGTCATATCAAGAAGCGACATATTCAAGGCCATGGAAATCAGGGCCGAGTTCGAGAAGTAA
- the argC gene encoding N-acetyl-gamma-glutamyl-phosphate reductase, whose product MLRVAVLGASGYTGLELLRLLASHSMAEVSLVTSRQYAGKPVTEVFPFLRGFYDALTFKDPSEFSNTDAEFYFSCLPHGNAMEIVPDICGGERLVVDLSADFRLKDAELFKRWYEPHKAASLLKEAVYGLPEINRKKIKEARLVANPGCYPTASILAIAPLLKKGLVNRDSIIIDAKSGVSGAGRAATLDNSFVEVSGGFKPYKVGNHRHTPEIEQTMTELFGSEISVTFTPHLLPISRGILATVYAKLSAIISPSDLRDAYQEFYKDERFVRLCPEGTFPDVSRVRGSNFCDIGLWLDENKQSIIAVSAIDNLVKGASGQAIQNMNIMCGFKEREGLRGAPQSF is encoded by the coding sequence ATGTTAAGGGTTGCCGTGCTCGGAGCAAGCGGTTATACGGGGCTTGAGCTTTTGCGGCTACTTGCGTCTCACAGCATGGCAGAGGTCTCGCTCGTAACATCGAGGCAGTACGCCGGCAAGCCCGTTACCGAGGTATTCCCGTTCCTTCGCGGCTTCTACGACGCGCTTACCTTTAAAGACCCTTCCGAGTTTTCCAACACGGATGCGGAGTTCTATTTCTCGTGTCTGCCGCACGGCAACGCCATGGAAATCGTGCCCGATATCTGCGGCGGTGAGCGTCTGGTCGTTGACCTGAGCGCGGACTTCCGTTTGAAGGACGCCGAGCTCTTCAAGCGCTGGTATGAGCCGCATAAGGCAGCATCGCTTCTAAAGGAAGCTGTGTACGGGCTACCGGAAATCAACCGGAAGAAAATCAAAGAGGCGCGCCTTGTTGCGAACCCCGGGTGTTATCCGACTGCTTCTATCCTTGCAATCGCGCCGCTTCTTAAAAAAGGGCTCGTGAACAGGGATTCCATAATCATCGACGCGAAGAGCGGGGTTTCCGGCGCAGGGCGCGCTGCCACACTCGATAATTCCTTTGTCGAAGTCTCGGGCGGCTTTAAGCCCTATAAGGTCGGCAATCATCGCCATACTCCTGAGATAGAGCAGACCATGACAGAGCTTTTCGGCTCAGAGATCTCGGTTACGTTTACGCCGCACCTGTTGCCAATATCGCGCGGAATACTCGCAACAGTGTATGCGAAACTCTCGGCAATCATATCGCCCTCGGACCTAAGGGACGCGTATCAGGAATTTTACAAGGACGAGCGTTTCGTGCGCCTTTGCCCGGAGGGAACCTTTCCGGATGTAAGCCGCGTGCGGGGTTCTAACTTCTGCGACATAGGCCTCTGGCTAGACGAGAATAAGCAGAGCATCATCGCGGTCTCTGCCATAGACAACCTCGTTAAGGGCGCTTCCGGCCAGGCCATACAGAACATGAACATCATGTGCGGCTTCAAGGAACGCGAAGGCCTAAGGGGCGCTCCGCAGAGTTTCTAA
- the rpsI gene encoding 30S ribosomal protein S9 → MAENVFIAVGRRKTSVARAILSAGSGEITVNDKPMDKFFPRETLKMDVRRPFDVTKTSGKFNVRVNVKGGGPSGQAGAVRHAISRALIEISAENKDALKKAGFLTRDPRMKERKKYGQKGARARFQYSKR, encoded by the coding sequence ATGGCTGAAAATGTGTTTATAGCCGTCGGCAGGAGAAAGACCTCGGTTGCGAGGGCAATCCTCTCTGCGGGCTCGGGCGAGATAACGGTAAACGATAAGCCCATGGATAAGTTTTTCCCGAGAGAGACATTGAAGATGGACGTGAGGCGTCCCTTCGATGTCACGAAGACCTCAGGTAAGTTCAATGTGCGCGTCAATGTAAAGGGCGGCGGCCCAAGCGGCCAGGCAGGCGCTGTAAGGCACGCGATCTCAAGGGCTCTTATAGAGATAAGCGCCGAAAATAAGGATGCCCTTAAGAAGGCGGGCTTCCTCACCAGGGACCCGAGGATGAAGGAAAGAAAGAAGTACGGACAGAAGGGCGCAAGGGCAAGGTTCCAGTACTCGAAGAGATAA
- the rplM gene encoding 50S ribosomal protein L13, which produces MSAVEELSKDNRKWFVVDAEAKTLGRIATRIATVLRGKHKPTYSPSMDMGDFVVVVNAEKVAVSGNKMKEKLYRSYSGYPGGLKELPMWKVIENNPTRVITDAVQGMLPKGPLGRRMLKKLKVYAGTAHPHQAQNPENMAV; this is translated from the coding sequence ATGAGCGCGGTAGAGGAACTTAGTAAGGACAATAGAAAGTGGTTCGTGGTCGACGCCGAGGCAAAGACCCTTGGCAGGATCGCAACCCGCATAGCCACGGTACTAAGAGGCAAGCACAAGCCGACGTACTCGCCGAGCATGGATATGGGCGATTTCGTCGTTGTCGTAAATGCCGAAAAGGTAGCGGTAAGCGGCAATAAGATGAAAGAGAAGCTCTATAGGTCGTATTCCGGGTATCCGGGCGGCTTAAAGGAGCTTCCCATGTGGAAGGTTATCGAGAACAACCCCACAAGGGTTATCACAGATGCGGTGCAGGGCATGCTCCCCAAGGGGCCGCTTGGCAGAAGGATGCTCAAGAAGCTTAAGGTATACGCGGGCACTGCGCATCCGCACCAGGCGCAGAACCCGGAGAACATGGCTGTATAA
- a CDS encoding hydrogenase maturation nickel metallochaperone HypA: protein MSDCGSGCGDGKGGGPFSEGRELVEFVMQAHGGGVAIAEIPDGGLKAKCQGCGADFHMKTFVDRCPKCGGVHAVSPPRCHDAANIQFAGKDFKG from the coding sequence ATGAGTGATTGCGGAAGCGGTTGCGGGGACGGTAAGGGCGGCGGCCCTTTTTCAGAAGGAAGAGAGCTTGTGGAGTTCGTGATGCAGGCCCACGGCGGCGGCGTAGCAATAGCCGAGATACCTGATGGCGGGCTAAAGGCCAAGTGCCAGGGATGCGGCGCGGACTTTCACATGAAGACCTTTGTAGACAGGTGCCCCAAGTGCGGCGGCGTGCACGCAGTAAGCCCGCCCAGATGCCACGACGCAGCGAACATCCAGTTCGCGGGCAAGGACTTCAAGGGCTAA
- a CDS encoding M10 family metallopeptidase domain-containing protein, with translation MLQFAPNMRYEDKVITYRINDCPRYKWMDIEKAFNKISGLTPVFFNPVIRDEQLVVNCSPALKKAKKGDDYGVVEMGRGGPRYTLGEHYNIIVGGEVLIERDHDCSEPLVEIHEILHAMGYKHSSDPSSILYPMLDCSQTIKREILDDITRLYNISGLPDLVIKSVTLKKVSKDYVIRVEAVNSGMTESAPAKIIIKNTDTGETVADFAFGSLEPGAGFAHTVKANYEIKTVEVELKTGFEEMDKANNKAKARLER, from the coding sequence ATGCTTCAGTTCGCCCCGAACATGCGCTACGAGGACAAGGTCATTACCTACCGCATAAACGATTGTCCGCGCTATAAGTGGATGGATATAGAAAAGGCATTTAACAAAATATCCGGTCTTACTCCCGTGTTTTTCAATCCCGTAATCAGAGACGAGCAGCTTGTGGTGAACTGCAGCCCGGCACTCAAAAAGGCCAAGAAGGGCGATGATTACGGCGTTGTCGAAATGGGGCGCGGCGGGCCGAGGTACACGCTCGGGGAACATTATAATATAATTGTCGGCGGCGAGGTATTAATCGAGCGCGACCACGACTGCAGCGAGCCGCTTGTCGAGATACACGAAATCCTTCACGCAATGGGGTATAAGCACAGCAGCGACCCTTCGAGCATTCTCTATCCCATGCTCGACTGCTCGCAGACAATAAAAAGAGAGATACTCGACGACATAACGCGGCTCTACAACATATCCGGCCTGCCAGACCTTGTGATAAAGTCCGTTACTCTTAAGAAAGTATCGAAGGACTATGTGATACGCGTAGAGGCCGTGAACTCCGGCATGACCGAATCCGCGCCGGCAAAGATTATTATCAAAAATACCGATACAGGCGAGACAGTTGCGGACTTTGCTTTTGGTTCCTTGGAGCCGGGGGCAGGGTTCGCGCATACGGTTAAGGCCAATTATGAAATAAAGACGGTCGAGGTTGAGTTGAAAACAGGCTTCGAGGAGATGGACAAGGCTAATAACAAAGCCAAGGCAAGGCTTGAGAGGTAG